A single genomic interval of Lathyrus oleraceus cultivar Zhongwan6 chromosome 7, CAAS_Psat_ZW6_1.0, whole genome shotgun sequence harbors:
- the LOC127108057 gene encoding ubiquitin-like domain-containing CTD phosphatase → MAACSSSSSSSSPGTEEEITLKVKWTGKEYTVRVCADDTVGELKRRICEVTNVLPIRQKLLYPKLASKLNDDSLLLSQLSIDFNKSSLKFTMIGTTEEDLIVDPVDSPEILDDFELAQEEAIDTKDMQVNKQKLTRRINHFKVEIQNPCRQGKKLLVLDIDYTLFDHRSTAENPLQLMRPYLHEFLTAVYAEYDIMIWSATSMKWITLKMSQLGVLDNPNYKITACLDHLAMITVQTASRGVFDCKPLGLIWAQFPEFYSASNTIMFDDLRRNFVMNPQNGLTIKPFRKAHANRDSDQELVKLTQYLLAIAELDDLSHLDHNKWESFSEDTGKRRRHN, encoded by the exons ATGGCGGCgtgttcatcttcatcttcatcttcatcaccgGGGACGGAGGAAGAGATAACACTGAAAGTGAAATGGACCGGAAAGGAATACACCGTTCGAGTGTGCGCCGACGACACTGTCGGAGAACTCAAGCGTCGTATCTGCGAAGTAACCAACGTTTTACCCATTCGTCAGAAGCTTTTGTACCCTAAACTCGCTTCTAAACTCAACGATGATTCTCTCTTACTCTCTCAACTCTCTATCGATTTCAACAAGTCGTCtctcaaattcaccatgatcGG TACTACTGAAGAGGATTTGATAGTTGATCCAGTGGATTCCCCTGAGATTCTTGATGATTTTGAACTTGCTCAAGAAGAAGCTATTGATACCAAAGATATGCAAGTTAACAAACAGAAATTGACCAGACGCATTAATCACTTCAAA GTTGAGATTCAAAACCCTTGTCGCCAAGGAAAGAAACTCCTTGTTCTGGATATTGATTACACTCTTTTTGATCATCGATCTACCGCGGAAAACCCTCTTCAACTCATGAGACCTT ACCTTCATGAGTTTCTAACTGCAGTTTATGCTGAGTATGACATTATGATATGGTCTGCGACAAG TATGAAATGGATTACCCTCAAGATGAGCCAACTTGGGGTTCTGGACAATCCTAACTACAAAATCACAGCATGTCTTGATCACTTGGCAATGATCACTGTCCAGACAGCTTCTCGTGGGGTCTTTGATTGCAAGCCACTTGGTTTGATCTGGGCTCAGTTCCCTGAG TTCTACAGTGCTTCTAATACTATTATGTTTGACGACCTTCGGAGAAATTTTGTGATGAACCCACAGAATGGTTTGACAATTAAACCGTTCAGGAAGGCTCATGCAAACCGGGACAGTGATCAGGAACTTGTGAAACTTACCCAGTACTTACTAGCCATTGCAGAGCTTGATGATTTGAGTCACCTTGATCATAATAAATGGGAGTCATTCTCGGAGGACACTGGTAAAAGGCGTAGGCACAATTGA
- the LOC127108058 gene encoding uncharacterized protein LOC127108058 — MTEANNTRDARRRRRILQQGSDRLAFIQGRIQTLPPPDPPHANGEEEDYPNSVLQNHVDTERTITETLTLPEKHHSESENLSFPNSEVEPEHLPEPQSQSQSQPQPPPLTHQDSSNEISQQQTRHEEFHPRSFNFINPSDVTNAIDASRFTRLCCSIIVALLVVASYLGFSVIKTVISFRPLYLVLLTNLSFVVAKIISGKQRDSDERLRRRQNSAIFSASADSSDQYAQLAKTLEIGMVLKTVADAVFMDCAVYAIVLICSLSLVHH; from the exons ATGACAGAAGCAAACAACACCAGAGACGCCCGGAGAAGACGAAGAATCCTCCAACAAGGATCCGATCGTCTGGCCTTCATCCAGGGTCGCATCCAAACCCTCCCTCCTCCCG ATCCGCCTCACGCCAACGGCGAGGAAGAGGATTACCCGAATTCCGTTTTGCAGAATCACGTTGATACCGAAAGAACCATCACCGAAACCCTTACTTTGCCTGAAAAACATCACAGTGAAAGTGAGAATTTAAGTTTCCCCAATTCTGAAGTTGAACCTGAACATCTACCAGAACCACAATCTCAATCTCAATCCCAACCTCAACCACCACCATTAACACATCAAGATTCATCTAATGAGATTTCCCAGCAACAAACACGTCACGAGGAATTTCATCCTAGAAGTTTCAATTTCATAAACCCTAGCGACGTGACTAATGCCATCGATGCCTCGAGGTTTACGCGTCTTTGTTGTTCGATTATAGTTGCACTATTGGTGGTTGCATCTTATCTAGGATTCTCTGTGATCAAGACTGTTATCAGCTTTAGACCACTTTACTTGGTTCTGCTCACAAATTTGTCTTTTGTTGTTGCAAAAATCATCTCTGGGAAACAAAGAGACTCTGATGAAAGGTTGAGGAGAAGACAAAACAGTGCCATTTTCAGCGCAAGTGCCGATTCTTCTGATCAATACGCCCAGCTTGCGAAAACATTGGAAATTGGGATGGTGCTAAAGACTGTGGCTGATGCTGTCTTCATGGATTGTGCTGTTTATGCTATTGTACTCATATGCAGCCTTTCCCTTGTGCATCACTGA